AAAAGTGGGTCATATAGCCGCCAGGAAGACTGGCAGAGGGAGGTAGCTTCACCCCTTTGCCCTCCAGCTGTTATTTTACAGGGGTCTACTAGTTTCATGGGTTAACATGAATGCACCTGGATACAACTGACCCGATCGTGAGGAAGGTATACGAGATATATGGGCCTGTTGTCGAGACTAGGCAGCCGGTTAGAGACCCTGAGGAGATGATCAGGGTTCTAAGAGAAGAGTTTAAGCTTATCGTTAAACCCTATGTTGTCTACATAACGTTATCTGCGTTCATAAATAATAGACCTGTCCTCTACGAGGGCCCCCCGGGAACCGGTAAAACTGAGATTGGTGAGGCAATACTATACTTGTGGAGCGGTAAGAAGCCCTTTGTACTACCCTGCAGTGAGAACTACGATGAGTACAGGGTTATAGGAGACTTCCATCCAGCTATGGCTATGGCTAAGGGATTCAATGAGGAGAGCTTTATACCTAGGCCTCTACTAGCAGGGCTGATAATGGAGGCAGGCGTCCTAATAGATGAGATCAGGAGGAGTAGCGAGGAGTTCCAGAACCTCCTCCTGGATATAATAGATAAGAGGAGGATCATTATACCGGAGCTCAAGAAGGTATACTATCAGAGCGGGATGGGATTCCAGGTAGTATTTACCAGCAACCCCTACGATATAGCTCAAGGAGAGTTGAGCGATGCCTTCCTCAGGAGAGTTGTAAGAGTAGAATTCCACTACCCGTCTATACAGGAGGAGTACGAGATACTCAAGCTTAAGCTAGGCGATTTAAGCAGGAGGCTTGACGACAACATAGTCTTCAAGGCGCTCGAGGTAGTCAATAAGCTGAGGAGTAAAGCAGTCTACAAGCCAGGTATCTCCGAGACTGTTACATGGCTGACTCTTACAGCTTTAATCTCAGATATGAAGGGTAGGGAGAAAGCAAGCGAGGAAGATCTGCGCGAGGCGGGTAAAGCCGTCCTCTACAAGAACCCGGAGGATAGAGAGCTTGTCGAAGAACTCCTCGAGTAGCAGTATGGATGCGAGAAGCCTAGTTGACGAGGCTATCTCAAGAGAGATAGAGGCTTTAAAACCCAGGTTGAGCGAGCTAAGAGAGACCCCGGTCGACAAGCTTGTACTCTACGTTAAAATGAAGCTTGCACTTAAAGCACTAGCAAGAGATGAAGGCATCTTAGCTAGCCTAGAGGAGGCTCTAGCTGAGTCACTAGGCTTAAAGCTAAAGCATCCCGGGGGCTCCAGGGAGGGTCTTGTAGAGTACTTCCAGCCTGCAGAGAACCTCTGGAGAAGGCTGGGTAGAAGCCGTCGTTTAACAGCCAGCAGGCTGCTTAGTGAATCCTCTTCGAGGGATGAAGTGCTCACGTACATATGGTTGAGAAGAAGCGGAGTGCTTAAAAAGCGGTCTGATGGCTCGCTGATAGCGAGTAGAGTAGAGGCGCAGCGCTCTTTAAGCAATGAGAGGTGCGAGGTAGCCTTAGAGGATATAAGCCGCTACCTTAAAGAAGTCTCCAGTAGCCTCTGGAGTAAAGTGATAACTAGAAGCCTCCTCGAGAATGCTAGTACAAGCGAGCTTGTATCCCTAGCTGGAGAATACTACGGGTTTAATGCTAGTGTTGACGCAAGGATCACAGAGGAGTTAAGAAAACGGATTCTAAACGGGTGGAAGCCGGCTCCAAGCGACGCTAGAAGACTTGAAGACGCATTAAGAGATGCTCTTAAAGGAGTAACCGGCGTGGAAGTCCCCTTACATCTACTACCCTACATTGACACAGTAGAAGAGTACGTGGCTGCGAGAAGAGAGAGGCTAGCGAGAGAAATTGAGAGGCTGCCGTTAAAGGAGAGGTGGAGTATTCTGAGAAGCCTGAGAAGGAAGGTGAGAGACCCCGGCTTCTACGAGAGCTTAAACCCTATCACTCTAATGGATCTTAAGGGTCTCGGAGGCTTAAGCGAACCATTAGCAGGGAAGGTGGCTCTCGGCGAGGCCATAGGAAGCTATCTCGAATACCTTTTAACCGGGGATGCATCCTACAAGACTTACGCTCTACACGTAGCTGAAAGAATAGATGCTTCAATACTAGACCCCAGGTACAAGCCGATCCTTGAAAGCATAATTAACGGTGACGATGGAAGACTTCTCTTCCTGCTTGGAAGGGAGATGAGTCTTGATGCACTCGAGTTAATATCGATTAAGCTTGGCGATGAGTACTCGAGGAGAGGGATTCTGGATCCAGTTCTAGTCAAGAAGGCCGTGGTACTAGGCCTAAGGCTCTTAAACTACATGAGGAAGAAAGCTGGCCTCCCGCAGAAGCGTAAAGCTGTAGGCGTGAAGGGGAGGCTGGAGGTCAGGGAAACCATGTATAAGTGGGTGAGATTCAACTACAATTCAGTCTTCAAGGGGCGGGTGAAGCGGAGGAGGCTTATAGGAGTAGTTGATGTCAGCGGTAGCATGGCTAGGTTCTCACTATGGTCTATTCTCTCACTTGCATTCACTCTACCTGCTACATCGCATGTAGTAGTCTTCAGCGAGGAGGCACGGGTCTACAAGCTTCCCTCCAGGAAGACTGTGGCTGTTCTCGCGGGATTCCTCGAGAAGCTTTACACTGAGGGCTTTAAGGGGTACACGAATATCTCTAGAGCGCTTAGAGTAGCCGGCGAGCTAGCATTGAAGACAGGCTCGAAAACCCTGCTCTTATTCAGCGACCTCAAGCAGACAGTGCCCGGCGAGGAGCCCTGGAGTGTTGCAGGCAGCCTGACTAGTAAGGGGTTAAGGATAGTAGCGTTGACACCCTACACTACTAGCGATGTAGTAGCAGAGAAGTACAGGAGTGCGGGATGCGATGTTGTAGCTGTAGAGAACCCCGAGAGCATACCGATTATTTTAAAAAGGAAGATTAGTCTTAAAAAATGAATCTAGTATGCTGTAATACTGAGTGCTTAACAGGTTTAAAGTGAATTAGGAGGGGTTGAGTAGCTTGGCGCTAAGCCCGCAGGAGATACCGGTTGAATGGAGGAAGTTTAAGTATAGAGGCAGGAGTCTAGAGGAGCTCTTAAGCATGTCCATGGATGAGCTAGTAAACATTCTTCCAGCGAGACAGAGGAGGAGTCTTAAGAGAGGTTTAACTAGAGCCCAGATAAAACTACTAGCAAAGATCAGGAGGATCCTCAGGAACCCCGAGCTAGCTAAGAAGGCTGTCATAAAGACTCATGTGAGAGACATGGTTGTGCTTCCAGAAATGGTTGGGCTTACTATAGCAGTCTACAATGGAAAGGAGTTCGTGCCTGTTAAGATCACCCCTGAAATGATAGGGCATTATCTGGGAGAGTTCAGTCCAAGCACGAAGAAGGTTACACATGGAGAGCCTGGGTTGAAGGCTACCAAGGCGAGTCGATTCATAGCAGTGAAGTAGGTGGGTGTGCAATGCCTACATGGCACTACTCTGTTAAATTCGAGGATGAGTCAAAGATTGCTAAAGCAGTTAGATACGATATACCTGTTTCAATCAAGTACATGCGTGAAATAGCCTATACGCTTAAAGGAATGAAGCTCAGCGATGCTATAAGATTCCTCGAGGAAGTCATCAAGCTGAAGCAGCCGGTGCCGTTTAGAAGGTATCACGGGAAGCTAAGCCATAAGAGGGGGCTAGCTGACAGGTTCAAGTGGCCTTCTGGAAGATACCCTGTCAAGGGAGCTAAATACGCTCTTGAAGTACTGAGGAATGTTGAAGCTAACGCTGAGAATAAAGGACTGGATAAAAGTAAGCTAGTCATAATCCATATAGCAGCTCATAAAGGCTTAACTCTGAAGAGGTATATGCCTAGAGCCTTCGGCCGGGCAACACCCAAGTACCGTAGGATGAGTCATCTAGAAGTCATTGTAGGCGAGGTGGAGTAGGCTTGGTTGGACCACGCGTTAAATCATACTTCCTAAGCTACGGTTTGAAGAAGCTAATGGTGGATGAAGTATTAGCCAGCTACTTCAAGGATGCAGGGTACGCTGGCGTAGAGCTCTATAGAACTCCCACAGGCCACCGCGTGGTGATATACGCAGAGTACCCGAGCAGGCTGATAGGTAGAGGTGGAAGCGTAATAAAGAAGCTGACAGCCATCATGGAGAATAGATTAGGACTCGAAAACACCAGCATAACAATATCACCTGTAGTCGACCCAGACTTAAACGCGAGGGTTGTAGCCTTCAGAATAGTGAGAGCTCTAGAGAAAGGGATGCACTACCGTCGCGTAATGATGTACATGCTTAGAAGGATAATGGAGGCTGGAGCAGTAGGCGCAGAAATAGTTGTAAGCGGTAAGCTTAGAGGTGAGAGAGCAACATACGAGAAGCTGAAGGCTGGGAGAGTCTACAAGACCGGCGAGCCAGTAGAATACATTGTTGATAGAGCAGTAGCTAAAGCCCTCCTAAAACCAGGAATATACGGTGTTGAAGTAGTCATAGTTAAACCAGGCGTAAGGCTACCAGACCAGGTGACCTTGAAAACCCCTAGCCCCCAGGAGCTAGAGGACCTCAAGCCTAAAGTCCAGCAGGGTGGTAGTAGTGAAGGCTAGTGAGATAAGAAAGATGAGCCCCGAGGAGAGAGTGAGAAAGCTTAACGAGCTGAGATTAGAGCTAGTGAAGCTAAGACTACAAGCTAGAATGGGGACTCTAACTAATACAGCTAGGATTAGAAACGTGAAGCGGGATATAGCTAGGATACTAACAGTAATACGGGAGACTAGTGGAGCTAGAGGTGCAGGAGAGTGAGGAGAGCTAGTACTATTAGACACGATTTAATTGGATTGAAAATTAGAGTCCTCGAGTACCCGGATCGTAAGCTCGTAGGGCTTGAAGGCGTAGTTGTCGATGAAACCCTCAAGACTATTCTAGTTGAGACAGCTGACGGCAGGAGGGTAAGAGTCTTCAAGTTTAACGGTTTATTCGAGTTTACCATGCCCTCCGGCGAGACCATTGTTATTAAAGGGTGGAAGATTGTTGGGAGACCATGGGAGAGATTAAAGAGTGCTTTGAGGTAGATTACTATGAGTCAGGTTAAAGTAAACAATATCGGGATACCAGGTGTTCAGCCACCTGAGAAAACGTGTAGTGACCCTAAGTGCCCGTGGCATGGGAACCTTAAGGTTAGAGGAGTTATTCTGACAGGCGTAGTCGTCAAGAAGAGAATGCACAGGACAGTTGTAGTTAGACACGAGTACCTCCACTACGTTAAAAAGTACATGAGGTACGAGAAGAGGCATAAGAATATTCACGCTCACCTACCCCCATGCATAGATGTCAGCGAAGGGGATACAGTCATTATAGGTGAAACAAGGCCTCTAGCAAAGACGGTTTCATTTGTTGTCTTAGGTGTGGCTAGAAGAGGTGGTGAGTAATGGGTGCGAAGAGAGCTGTAGCAGGCAAGCCAGCTATCTCCAGGAGGAGGATTAACACAGGCCTCCAGGTAATGTCGAGGGTTAAGGTAGCTGATAATAGTGGTGCCAGGGAAGTCTTAATTATAGGTGTCCCAGAGTACCATGGAAGACTGAGAAGAGTTCCACCAGCTGGTGTAGGAGACCTCGTTGTCGTCAGCGTGAAGAAGGGGACACCCGAGATGAGGAAGAAGATTTTTAAGGCGATAATAGTACGGCAGAAGAGGCCTTACAAGAGGCCCGACGGCACCTGGGTAGCCTTCGAGGATAACGCAGTCGTCATTCTAACACCCGAGGGGACACCTAAAGGTACCGAGATACGTGGGCCTATAGCTAAAGAGGCTGCTGAGAGATGGCCTCAGATAGCGAATCTAGCCTCAATAATAGTCTGAGAGGTGGAGTAGACTATGCCGCTTACAAGCTCAGCTAAGCCGAGCAAGCAGAGAAAGCAGCTTGTAGAGATGCCACTCCACTTAAAGCACAAGCTCTTCAACGCTAAGCTATCCGAGGAGCTAGCAGAAAAACTGGGTGTTAAAAGGCTGCCGGTCAAGCAGGGGGATACCGTGAGGATTATGAGAGGCGAGTTCAAGGGGCATGAAGGTAAGGTTGTAGAAGTAGATTTAAAGCGTATTAGAATACACGTAGAGGGAGTTCAGAGGAAGAAGGCTGATGGAACCCCTATCTACGTGCCGATACATCCAAGTAAAGTCATGATTATAAAGGCTGATTTAAGTGACAAGTGGAGGCTTAACATAGTAGAGCGCAGGAAGACCAGTATAGTCGAGCAGGCTGGAGAGGCTGGTTGAAATGGGTAGCATGGGTGGAAGTAGGCATTTAAAAGCGCTTAGCGCGCCTAGATACTGGCCTATACTTAGAAAGGAGTATAAGTGGACTGTTAAGCCTTCCCCGGGACCCCACGCTATTGAGAGATCCATACCGCTGCTTATACTTGTAAGAGATATCCTGGGGTACGCTAAGACAGGTAAGGAGGCTAGGAGGCTCATAGCTGAAGGACACTTCAAGATTGATGGGAAGACTAGGAGAGACTACAAGTTCCCGGTTGGAGCAATGGATGTAGTTGAAGTAGTAGATACAGGCGTATTCTACAGGGTTATCCCTGTGCCTACAAAAGTCTTAGATTTAATAGAGATCTCAAGGGAGGAGGCTTCATTCAAGCTGTGTAGGATTGAAGATAAGACAACTGTGAAGGGAGGGCACATACAGTTAAACCTTCACGATGGCCGAAACCTCCTTGTGAGAGTCAACGATCCAAGAAACCCTGTTGAAGACATCTATGATACACTAGGCACTGTAAAGATATCTATTCCAGGCCAGCAGCTACTAGACTACATCCCATTAAAGGAGGGCGTGATAGCCATAATCTCCGGTGGTAGAAACATTGGGAGGGTAGGTAGAATAGTATCCATTCATAGAGGTATGAGGAGGTATAGAAGCATAGTCACCCTTGAAGACGCGAATGGTAGTAGATTCCAGACAAGCCTTGACTATGCATTCCCAATAGGCATTGATAAGCCGTTAATAAAGCTCCCAGAGGGTGCCTGGCGGTGATAGCTCTTACAAGCGAGGTTGAAAAAGAGATTCTTGAGAAGTGGAGTAGAAATCCAATGCTTAAACCATTCATAGCTAAGGTCACCGTTAACATAAGTGTTGGAGCTGAGACTGAAAGACTCCCGAAAGCAATACGAGTCCTCGAGGAGCTAACAGGGCAGAAGCCTGTTCCCAGGAGGGCTAAGAGAACAATCAAGGACTTCGGGATCAGGAAGGGCGAGAATATTGCCGCCAAGGTGACCTTAAGGGGGGAGAAGGCTTTAGCATTCCTCAGGAAGGTCTTCGAGACTGTAGGCTACAGGCTGAAGGCTTCAAGCTTCGATGATCATGGAAATGTCAGCATCGGCATCAAGGAGCACATCCACATGCCTGGAGTCAGATACGACCCGGAGATAGGGATATTCGGCATGGATGTAGCGGTCACCATTGAGAGACCCGGGTACAGAGTAATGAGGCGGAAGCGTGCTAGAACTAGTATTCCTAGAAGGCACAGGGTAAGCAAGCTTGAAGCAATGGTTCTATTAAAGCAGTTGTTTGGTGTTGAAATAGTAGAAGGGTAGGTGACTTCTTATGGCTAAATTCAAGCCTCCAAAAATGAATAAGTATGGCCGTGGCACTCAGGTCTGTGTTAGATGCGGGTCGAGAGATGCAGTTATACAGGCTTACGGTCTTTACCTCTGCAGGCAGTGCTTTAGGGAGGTTGCAACAGTCATAGGCTTCAAGAAGTACGATTAGGTGGTTAGTAATGGTGGTCATGGATACTCTCGCAAACGCCCTCTCAGCGATATACAACGCTGAGATGAGAGCTAAGAAGGAGGTTGTAGTCTGGCCGGCATCTAAGCTAACTCTTAACGTGCTGAAAGTCCTCCAACGGGAGGGATACATAGGGGAGTTCGAGTACATTGATGACGGGAGATGGGGTAAGATAAAGATACAGCTACTGGGGAGAATCAATAAGATAGGCGTCATTAAGCCTAGATACCCAGTCAAGTACAAGGAGCTCGAGGAGTTCCCAGACTGGCTTAAACGGTATCTCCCAGCATACAATATAGGAGTAGTAATAGTCTCGACTCCCTACGGCGTGTTATCCCACAAGGAGGCTGTAGAGAAGCATACAGGCGGGGTACTCCTAGCATACTGCTACTGAGGTGGTAGAGCTTGGCCAAGATGCTCTATGTGGCTGAGAAGGTGAGGATACCAGAGGGCATAGCAGTCGAAGTAGATGGCTTAAAGGTTACAGTTAGAGGCCCGAAGGGCTTTATAACCAGAGACTTTAGCCACGCTAGAGGCGTCATCGTGAGACTTGAAGACGACTCAGTAGTAGTTGAAGCCTACAGAGCTGACAGGAAGCTTAAAGCTCTCGTAGGATCCATTGCAGCCCACATACGCAACATGATTACAGGTGTCATGAGAGGCTACAGGTACAAGCTTAAAATCATATACTCGCACTTCCCTATGAGCGTCACAGTAGACGAGAAGAACAGGGTTGTCAGGATAAAAAACTTCATGGGTGAAAGGTCAGATAGAATTGCGAGAATATACGGGAACGTTAAAGTGTCAGTTAAAGGCGATGAAGTAATAGTTGAAGGAGTAGACATAGAGGAAGTCGGGCTTACAGCTGCATCTATTGAGAGAGCCACTAAGGTTACAGATAGAGATAGAAGGATCTTCATGGATGGAATATACATCTACGAGAAGGGTGAGGCCTCATGAACCCTGAGATTGAACGCCTCCTTAAACTAAGAGAGATTATGAAGAGGAGTAGGCCAGACTTCTACAGGTACGAGTGGTGGAAGAAGCCGAAGTTTAAGAATAATCCTGCCTGGAGGAAGCCAAAGGGTATAGACAACAAGATGAGACTCCAGCTTAAAGGATACCCGCCTCTAGTTAAAGTAGGCTACAGGAGCCCCAGGCTTGTAAGAGGTCTTCACCCTACAGGCTTAGAGCCTGTGGTAGTATACAGTCCCGGAGACCTTGAGAGCCTTGATGCAAGCAGACACATAGTGTACATTGGCGGAAGCGTCGGCTTGAAGAAGGCTATAGAGATATACAAGGCAGCTGTCTCTAAAGGCTTAAAGGTAGCTAATCCCCCTAGAATACTAGAGTCCCAGGGTGCTTAGAGATGAGCGATCTATCACTTCAGAAGAAGCTTGCAGCCGAGATACTGGGGGTAGGAGTTTCAAGAATATGGATAGACCCCTCTAGAGTAGAAGATGTAGAGGCTGCAATAACCAGGAAGGATGTGAAAAAGCTGATCAATGATGGAGTAATAAGAGTTAAACCTGAACACGGGATCGCAGGCTACAGCTCTAAAGTGAGACAGAAGCAGAGAGTTAAAGGCAGGAGCAGAGGGCACGGTAAGAGAAAAGGGAGTAAGAACGCTAGGAGCAATAGTAAAGAGGAGTGGATGAACAGGATTAGAAAGATTAGAAGATACCTGAGAAGCCTGAGGGACCGCAAGCTCATAGACCGCAGGACTTATAGAAGACTTTACATGCTCGCTAAAGGCGGCCAGTTCAGTAGTCTTGCATCCCTGAAACTCTACCTCAAGGAAAACAATATACTAAGGGAGGTTAGATAGGTGGTTTAAATGGCTAGAGGACCCCGCTACAAGGTTCCAAGAAGGAGGAGGAGAGAAGGGAAGACCAATTACCGTAAGCGCTACATAATGATTCTCTCAAAGCACCCTAGGTTCGTTGTAAGGAAGACATTGAACTATATCTGGGTTCAAGTAGTAGAGGCAAAGCCTCAGGGAGATGTAGTTATAGCAGCAGCTCACTCCAGCGAGCTTAGAAAGAAGTTTGGGTGGAAAGCCGGCACGAGTAACACGCCTGCAGCCTACCTGACAGGCTTGCTTGCTGCTCTCAGAGCCCTTGAGAAAGGTGTTAAATACGCTGTGCCAGATATAGGGTTGCACCGTCCAACCAAGGGCTCCATTGTATTCGCGGCTATAAAAGCTGCTAATGAAGTAGGACTTAAAGTACCTGCTAGCAGTGAAGTATTTCCTTCAGAGGAGAGAATTAGAGGCGAGCATATAGCATCCTACGCTAAAGTATTAAGGGAGGCGGGTTTACTCGAGAAGAGGTTTTCCAGGTATCTTGCAAGCGGCCTGCAGCCGGAAGACCTCCCAGCCCACTTCGAGGAGGTTAAAAACAGTATTTTAAAGCACTACGGGTTTAAGCAGGGGTGATATGTTGTCGGCAAGCGCAGTCGATAAGGAAGCCCT
This window of the Desulfurococcus sp. genome carries:
- a CDS encoding MoxR family ATPase, which codes for MHLDTTDPIVRKVYEIYGPVVETRQPVRDPEEMIRVLREEFKLIVKPYVVYITLSAFINNRPVLYEGPPGTGKTEIGEAILYLWSGKKPFVLPCSENYDEYRVIGDFHPAMAMAKGFNEESFIPRPLLAGLIMEAGVLIDEIRRSSEEFQNLLLDIIDKRRIIIPELKKVYYQSGMGFQVVFTSNPYDIAQGELSDAFLRRVVRVEFHYPSIQEEYEILKLKLGDLSRRLDDNIVFKALEVVNKLRSKAVYKPGISETVTWLTLTALISDMKGREKASEEDLREAGKAVLYKNPEDRELVEELLE
- a CDS encoding VWA domain-containing protein; the protein is MSKNSSSSSMDARSLVDEAISREIEALKPRLSELRETPVDKLVLYVKMKLALKALARDEGILASLEEALAESLGLKLKHPGGSREGLVEYFQPAENLWRRLGRSRRLTASRLLSESSSRDEVLTYIWLRRSGVLKKRSDGSLIASRVEAQRSLSNERCEVALEDISRYLKEVSSSLWSKVITRSLLENASTSELVSLAGEYYGFNASVDARITEELRKRILNGWKPAPSDARRLEDALRDALKGVTGVEVPLHLLPYIDTVEEYVAARRERLAREIERLPLKERWSILRSLRRKVRDPGFYESLNPITLMDLKGLGGLSEPLAGKVALGEAIGSYLEYLLTGDASYKTYALHVAERIDASILDPRYKPILESIINGDDGRLLFLLGREMSLDALELISIKLGDEYSRRGILDPVLVKKAVVLGLRLLNYMRKKAGLPQKRKAVGVKGRLEVRETMYKWVRFNYNSVFKGRVKRRRLIGVVDVSGSMARFSLWSILSLAFTLPATSHVVVFSEEARVYKLPSRKTVAVLAGFLEKLYTEGFKGYTNISRALRVAGELALKTGSKTLLLFSDLKQTVPGEEPWSVAGSLTSKGLRIVALTPYTTSDVVAEKYRSAGCDVVAVENPESIPIILKRKISLKK
- a CDS encoding 30S ribosomal protein S19, producing MALSPQEIPVEWRKFKYRGRSLEELLSMSMDELVNILPARQRRSLKRGLTRAQIKLLAKIRRILRNPELAKKAVIKTHVRDMVVLPEMVGLTIAVYNGKEFVPVKITPEMIGHYLGEFSPSTKKVTHGEPGLKATKASRFIAVK
- a CDS encoding 50S ribosomal protein L22, coding for MPTWHYSVKFEDESKIAKAVRYDIPVSIKYMREIAYTLKGMKLSDAIRFLEEVIKLKQPVPFRRYHGKLSHKRGLADRFKWPSGRYPVKGAKYALEVLRNVEANAENKGLDKSKLVIIHIAAHKGLTLKRYMPRAFGRATPKYRRMSHLEVIVGEVE
- a CDS encoding 30S ribosomal protein S3, producing the protein MVGPRVKSYFLSYGLKKLMVDEVLASYFKDAGYAGVELYRTPTGHRVVIYAEYPSRLIGRGGSVIKKLTAIMENRLGLENTSITISPVVDPDLNARVVAFRIVRALEKGMHYRRVMMYMLRRIMEAGAVGAEIVVSGKLRGERATYEKLKAGRVYKTGEPVEYIVDRAVAKALLKPGIYGVEVVIVKPGVRLPDQVTLKTPSPQELEDLKPKVQQGGSSEG
- the rpmC gene encoding 50S ribosomal protein L29, which codes for MKASEIRKMSPEERVRKLNELRLELVKLRLQARMGTLTNTARIRNVKRDIARILTVIRETSGARGAGE
- a CDS encoding ribonuclease P protein subunit, coding for MRRASTIRHDLIGLKIRVLEYPDRKLVGLEGVVVDETLKTILVETADGRRVRVFKFNGLFEFTMPSGETIVIKGWKIVGRPWERLKSALR
- a CDS encoding 30S ribosomal protein S17, whose translation is MSQVKVNNIGIPGVQPPEKTCSDPKCPWHGNLKVRGVILTGVVVKKRMHRTVVVRHEYLHYVKKYMRYEKRHKNIHAHLPPCIDVSEGDTVIIGETRPLAKTVSFVVLGVARRGGE
- a CDS encoding 50S ribosomal protein L14; protein product: MGAKRAVAGKPAISRRRINTGLQVMSRVKVADNSGAREVLIIGVPEYHGRLRRVPPAGVGDLVVVSVKKGTPEMRKKIFKAIIVRQKRPYKRPDGTWVAFEDNAVVILTPEGTPKGTEIRGPIAKEAAERWPQIANLASIIV
- the rplX gene encoding 50S ribosomal protein L24; the encoded protein is MPLTSSAKPSKQRKQLVEMPLHLKHKLFNAKLSEELAEKLGVKRLPVKQGDTVRIMRGEFKGHEGKVVEVDLKRIRIHVEGVQRKKADGTPIYVPIHPSKVMIIKADLSDKWRLNIVERRKTSIVEQAGEAG
- a CDS encoding 30S ribosomal protein S4e, with amino-acid sequence MGSMGGSRHLKALSAPRYWPILRKEYKWTVKPSPGPHAIERSIPLLILVRDILGYAKTGKEARRLIAEGHFKIDGKTRRDYKFPVGAMDVVEVVDTGVFYRVIPVPTKVLDLIEISREEASFKLCRIEDKTTVKGGHIQLNLHDGRNLLVRVNDPRNPVEDIYDTLGTVKISIPGQQLLDYIPLKEGVIAIISGGRNIGRVGRIVSIHRGMRRYRSIVTLEDANGSRFQTSLDYAFPIGIDKPLIKLPEGAWR
- a CDS encoding 50S ribosomal protein L5; the encoded protein is MIALTSEVEKEILEKWSRNPMLKPFIAKVTVNISVGAETERLPKAIRVLEELTGQKPVPRRAKRTIKDFGIRKGENIAAKVTLRGEKALAFLRKVFETVGYRLKASSFDDHGNVSIGIKEHIHMPGVRYDPEIGIFGMDVAVTIERPGYRVMRRKRARTSIPRRHRVSKLEAMVLLKQLFGVEIVEG
- a CDS encoding 30S ribosomal protein S14, with the protein product MAKFKPPKMNKYGRGTQVCVRCGSRDAVIQAYGLYLCRQCFREVATVIGFKKYD
- a CDS encoding 30S ribosomal protein S8, translating into MVVMDTLANALSAIYNAEMRAKKEVVVWPASKLTLNVLKVLQREGYIGEFEYIDDGRWGKIKIQLLGRINKIGVIKPRYPVKYKELEEFPDWLKRYLPAYNIGVVIVSTPYGVLSHKEAVEKHTGGVLLAYCY
- a CDS encoding 50S ribosomal protein L6; this translates as MAKMLYVAEKVRIPEGIAVEVDGLKVTVRGPKGFITRDFSHARGVIVRLEDDSVVVEAYRADRKLKALVGSIAAHIRNMITGVMRGYRYKLKIIYSHFPMSVTVDEKNRVVRIKNFMGERSDRIARIYGNVKVSVKGDEVIVEGVDIEEVGLTAASIERATKVTDRDRRIFMDGIYIYEKGEAS
- a CDS encoding 50S ribosomal protein L32e, translating into MNPEIERLLKLREIMKRSRPDFYRYEWWKKPKFKNNPAWRKPKGIDNKMRLQLKGYPPLVKVGYRSPRLVRGLHPTGLEPVVVYSPGDLESLDASRHIVYIGGSVGLKKAIEIYKAAVSKGLKVANPPRILESQGA
- a CDS encoding 50S ribosomal protein L19e; this encodes MSDLSLQKKLAAEILGVGVSRIWIDPSRVEDVEAAITRKDVKKLINDGVIRVKPEHGIAGYSSKVRQKQRVKGRSRGHGKRKGSKNARSNSKEEWMNRIRKIRRYLRSLRDRKLIDRRTYRRLYMLAKGGQFSSLASLKLYLKENNILREVR
- a CDS encoding 50S ribosomal protein L18, with product MARGPRYKVPRRRRREGKTNYRKRYIMILSKHPRFVVRKTLNYIWVQVVEAKPQGDVVIAAAHSSELRKKFGWKAGTSNTPAAYLTGLLAALRALEKGVKYAVPDIGLHRPTKGSIVFAAIKAANEVGLKVPASSEVFPSEERIRGEHIASYAKVLREAGLLEKRFSRYLASGLQPEDLPAHFEEVKNSILKHYGFKQG